A window of the Lactuca sativa cultivar Salinas chromosome 7, Lsat_Salinas_v11, whole genome shotgun sequence genome harbors these coding sequences:
- the LOC111907787 gene encoding auxin-responsive protein SAUR71, which yields MKKLIRRLSRVADSSHYSLLRSDSRLSLRSHSSLKTQRHGGVPEGHLPVYVGDDMERFVVSAHLLSHPVFINLLNKSAQEYGYQQQGVLRIPCHALLFERLLEALRLGQEASYDQLQLLLSDEFLC from the coding sequence ATGAAGAAGCTCATCCGCCGCCTCTCTCGTGTCGCCGActcatctcactactctctcttgAGATCCGACTCTCGGCTCTCCCTCCGGTCACACAGCTCCCTAAAGACACAACGGCACGGCGGAGTACCCGAGGGACACCTTCCCGTTTACGTCGGAGATGACATGGAGCGATTCGTCGTCAGCGCACACTTACTCAGCCACCCAGTTTTCATCAACCTCCTTAATAAATCCGCTCAAGAGTATGGTTACCAACAACAAGGCGTCCTCCGCATCCCCTGTCATGCCCTCCTCTTCGAACGCCTCCTGGAAGCCTTGCGACTTGGCCAAGAAGCCTCCTACGACCAGCTTCAGCTCCTCCTCTCCGATGAATTCCTCTGTTAG